The following proteins are co-located in the Mesorhizobium sp. M1E.F.Ca.ET.045.02.1.1 genome:
- a CDS encoding type I secretion system permease/ATPase: MQPRPQFQEVMRLARQQVPALLLFSLLANVLLLASTVYMLQIYDRVLSSGSIDTLFWLTLAVIGAIAVYGMLEHARRMMLGHISQWLDDQLSVPVIERTMEARLAGYGLEIGLKDVGDMRGFVAGDGILTFLDAPWTPVFLAFMWLLHPALGVVGLAGAVLLFCAALANDFFTRRKNQEAAAGLRSSQAAVGQFVDGAETLRSLGMSEPALRRWEENQQSLMRLQSRLLQRTTIIGSLSRSLRLALQVAVLGLGAYFVLRRELTPGSMIAASILLSRALAPIERSIGAWRSLVSARTARRNLMKLFADTASMQPAGVTLPRPQGRLKLENLHYRAPGTSQALLSAIGFGVEPGQTCGVIGPSGSGKTTLCRLIVGALQPSLGHVRLDGAEVWNWPSDELGQHIGYLPQQIDLFPGTIAENIARLRDVDSDAVIAAAQFAGIHEMVLRLPNGYRTEVGPHGARISRGQRQRIALARALFGDPPLLVLDEPNTGLDGEGEVALFNVLQQLKERGRTVVIVSHQTNLLRTADHVVFLRDGSVSMFGTRDEVLAALAGQPKRVSVQAAMLDKIAANAPANLKAVE; the protein is encoded by the coding sequence ATGCAACCGAGACCGCAATTTCAGGAGGTGATGCGTCTGGCGCGCCAGCAGGTGCCCGCCCTCCTCCTTTTCAGCCTGCTCGCCAATGTCCTCCTGCTCGCCAGCACCGTCTACATGCTGCAGATCTACGACAGGGTGCTGTCCAGCGGCTCGATCGACACGCTGTTCTGGCTCACCCTTGCCGTTATCGGCGCCATCGCTGTCTACGGCATGCTCGAGCATGCCCGCCGCATGATGCTGGGCCATATCAGTCAATGGCTGGACGACCAGCTCAGCGTTCCGGTGATCGAGCGCACCATGGAGGCGCGCCTGGCCGGCTACGGTCTCGAAATTGGGCTGAAGGACGTCGGGGATATGCGCGGCTTCGTTGCCGGCGACGGCATCCTGACCTTTCTCGACGCGCCATGGACGCCGGTCTTCCTGGCGTTCATGTGGCTGCTGCATCCGGCGCTGGGCGTGGTCGGTCTTGCCGGTGCGGTGCTCCTGTTCTGCGCCGCGCTCGCCAATGATTTCTTCACCCGACGCAAGAACCAGGAGGCGGCTGCGGGGCTGCGCAGCAGCCAGGCCGCCGTCGGTCAATTCGTCGATGGCGCCGAGACATTGCGCTCGCTCGGCATGTCCGAGCCGGCGCTGCGGCGCTGGGAGGAAAACCAGCAGTCGCTGATGCGGCTCCAGTCGCGGCTCTTGCAGCGCACCACCATCATCGGCAGCCTGTCACGCTCGCTGCGTCTCGCCCTTCAGGTGGCCGTGCTCGGGCTCGGCGCCTATTTCGTGCTGCGCCGCGAACTGACTCCTGGATCGATGATCGCCGCCTCTATCCTGCTCAGCCGCGCGCTGGCGCCGATCGAGCGCTCGATTGGCGCCTGGCGCAGTCTTGTCAGCGCGCGGACCGCGCGCCGCAACCTGATGAAGCTTTTTGCCGACACCGCGTCGATGCAGCCGGCCGGTGTAACCCTGCCCCGCCCGCAAGGCCGGCTGAAGCTCGAGAACCTCCACTACCGCGCGCCGGGAACGTCGCAAGCGCTGCTGAGCGCGATAGGCTTCGGCGTCGAGCCCGGCCAAACCTGCGGCGTGATCGGCCCGTCCGGCTCCGGCAAGACGACGCTCTGCCGCCTTATCGTCGGAGCGCTGCAGCCCTCGCTCGGCCACGTCAGGCTGGATGGGGCGGAGGTCTGGAACTGGCCTTCGGATGAACTGGGCCAGCATATCGGCTATCTGCCGCAACAGATCGATTTGTTCCCCGGAACGATCGCCGAGAACATTGCGCGCCTGCGTGACGTCGACAGCGATGCGGTGATTGCCGCGGCGCAGTTCGCCGGCATCCACGAAATGGTCCTGCGGCTGCCGAATGGGTACCGGACCGAAGTCGGGCCGCACGGGGCCCGTATCTCACGCGGCCAGCGACAGCGCATCGCGCTTGCCCGGGCGCTGTTCGGTGACCCGCCCCTTCTGGTTCTCGACGAACCCAACACGGGGCTCGACGGCGAAGGCGAGGTGGCGCTGTTCAACGTGCTCCAGCAACTGAAGGAGCGAGGCCGCACGGTCGTTATCGTCAGCCATCAGACCAATCTTCTGCGCACGGCCGATCACGTCGTCTTCCTCCGCGACGGGTCCGTGTCGATGTTCGGCACGCGCGACGAGGTGCTCGCCGCGCTGGCAGGCCAGCCGAAGCGGGTTTCCGTGCAGGCGGCCATGCTGGACAAGATCGCCGCCAATGCGCCGGCGAACCTTAAGGCAGTGGAGTGA